One stretch of Glycine soja cultivar W05 chromosome 7, ASM419377v2, whole genome shotgun sequence DNA includes these proteins:
- the LOC114419084 gene encoding protein trichome birefringence-like 3 isoform X1, protein MIPSGIMKYPRGKLPLPIIVITTCVLVFVAILYVERLSFLSSKSIFKFKPCPRKTTKTKSIGDKKADEEVVVVNASTWIDDRFDFDPEECNVANGKWVFNHSIKPLYSDISCPYIDRQFSCVKNGRNDSDYRHWEWQPEDCTLPRFNPELALRKLQGKRLLFVGDSLQRNQWESFVCLVEWVIPHKHKSMQLGRVHSVFTAKAYNATIEFYWAPYLVESNSDIDIIDIKKRIIKVDAIAERAKDWTGVDILVFNTYVWWMSGIRIKTIWGSFANGQEGYEEFDTPVAYKLALKTWANWIDSTINPNKTRVFFTTMSPTHTRSQDWGNMEGVKCFNETKPVRKKKHWGTGSDKRIMSVVAKVTKKMKVPVTFINITQISEYRIDGHCSVYTETGGKLLTEEERANPQNADCIHWCLPGVPDTWNQILLAML, encoded by the exons ATGATCCCTTCAGGAATAATGAAGTATCCCAGAGGAAAGCTTCCTCTTCCCATCATTGTCATCACAACATGTGTTCTTGTTTTTGTGGCTATCTTGTATGTAGAGAGGCTCAGTTTCCTCTCTTCCAAGTCCATTTTCAAGTTCAAACCATGTCCTAGAAAAACCACCAAAACAAAGTCTA TAGGTGACAAAAAAGCAGATGAGGAGGTTGTGGTTGTGAATGCATCAACATGGATTGATGACAGGTTTGATTTTGACCCTGAGGAGTGCAATGTTGCAAATGGGAAATGGGTGTTTAACCATTCAATAAAGCCTCTCTACTCTGACATAAGCTGTCCATACATAGATAGACAATTTTCTTGTGTCAAGAATGGGAGGAATGATTCTGACTATCGCCATTGGGAGTGGCAGCCAGAAGATTGCACCTTGCCACG TTTCAACCCAGAGCTAGCCCTCAGAAAGCTTCAAGGGAAAAGGCTGCTATTTGTGGGGGATTCACTGCAAAGAAACCAATGGGAATCTTTTGTCTGCTTGGTAGAATGGGTCATACCTCATAAGCATAAATCTATGCAACTAGGAAGAGTTCATTCAGTCTTCACAGCCAAG GCTTACAATGCAACTATAGAATTCTATTGGGCACCATATCTTGTGGAGTCCAACAGTGACATTGACATCATAGATATAAAGAAAAGGATAATAAAAGTGGATGCCATAGCTGAAAGAGCCAAAGATTGGACGGGCGTGGACATCCTTGTTTTCAACACCTACGTATGGTGGATGAGTGGTATTAGGATCAAAACAAT ATGGGGTTCATTTGCTAATGGACAAGAAGGGTATGAAGAGTTTGACACCCCAGTTGCTTACAAGTTAGCTTTGAAAACGTGGGCCAACTGGATTGACTCAACCatcaatccaaacaaaacacGGGTCTTTTTCACCACTATGTCACCAACACATACAAG AAGCCAAGACTGGGGCAACatggaaggtgtgaagtgcttCAATGAGACAAAGCCAGTGAGGAAAAAGAAGCACTGGGGCACTGGTTCTGACAAGAGAATAATGAGTGTGGTGGCAAAAGTGACGAAGAAAATGAAAGTTCCAGTGACATTCATCAACATAACACAGATATCAGAGTACAGAATTGATGGACATTGTTCAGTTTACACTGAAACCGGAGGGAAATTGTTGACTGAAGAGGAAAGGGCTAATCCACAAAATGCAGATTGCATACACTGGTGTTTGCCTGGAGTTCCTGATACGTGGAATCAAATACTTTTGGCTATGTTGtaa
- the LOC114419084 gene encoding protein trichome birefringence-like 3 isoform X2, with amino-acid sequence MIPSGIMKYPRGKLPLPIIVITTCVLVFVAILYVERLSFLSSKSIFKFKPCPRKTTKTKSSDKKADEEVVVVNASTWIDDRFDFDPEECNVANGKWVFNHSIKPLYSDISCPYIDRQFSCVKNGRNDSDYRHWEWQPEDCTLPRFNPELALRKLQGKRLLFVGDSLQRNQWESFVCLVEWVIPHKHKSMQLGRVHSVFTAKAYNATIEFYWAPYLVESNSDIDIIDIKKRIIKVDAIAERAKDWTGVDILVFNTYVWWMSGIRIKTIWGSFANGQEGYEEFDTPVAYKLALKTWANWIDSTINPNKTRVFFTTMSPTHTRSQDWGNMEGVKCFNETKPVRKKKHWGTGSDKRIMSVVAKVTKKMKVPVTFINITQISEYRIDGHCSVYTETGGKLLTEEERANPQNADCIHWCLPGVPDTWNQILLAML; translated from the exons ATGATCCCTTCAGGAATAATGAAGTATCCCAGAGGAAAGCTTCCTCTTCCCATCATTGTCATCACAACATGTGTTCTTGTTTTTGTGGCTATCTTGTATGTAGAGAGGCTCAGTTTCCTCTCTTCCAAGTCCATTTTCAAGTTCAAACCATGTCCTAGAAAAACCACCAAAACAAAGTCTA GTGACAAAAAAGCAGATGAGGAGGTTGTGGTTGTGAATGCATCAACATGGATTGATGACAGGTTTGATTTTGACCCTGAGGAGTGCAATGTTGCAAATGGGAAATGGGTGTTTAACCATTCAATAAAGCCTCTCTACTCTGACATAAGCTGTCCATACATAGATAGACAATTTTCTTGTGTCAAGAATGGGAGGAATGATTCTGACTATCGCCATTGGGAGTGGCAGCCAGAAGATTGCACCTTGCCACG TTTCAACCCAGAGCTAGCCCTCAGAAAGCTTCAAGGGAAAAGGCTGCTATTTGTGGGGGATTCACTGCAAAGAAACCAATGGGAATCTTTTGTCTGCTTGGTAGAATGGGTCATACCTCATAAGCATAAATCTATGCAACTAGGAAGAGTTCATTCAGTCTTCACAGCCAAG GCTTACAATGCAACTATAGAATTCTATTGGGCACCATATCTTGTGGAGTCCAACAGTGACATTGACATCATAGATATAAAGAAAAGGATAATAAAAGTGGATGCCATAGCTGAAAGAGCCAAAGATTGGACGGGCGTGGACATCCTTGTTTTCAACACCTACGTATGGTGGATGAGTGGTATTAGGATCAAAACAAT ATGGGGTTCATTTGCTAATGGACAAGAAGGGTATGAAGAGTTTGACACCCCAGTTGCTTACAAGTTAGCTTTGAAAACGTGGGCCAACTGGATTGACTCAACCatcaatccaaacaaaacacGGGTCTTTTTCACCACTATGTCACCAACACATACAAG AAGCCAAGACTGGGGCAACatggaaggtgtgaagtgcttCAATGAGACAAAGCCAGTGAGGAAAAAGAAGCACTGGGGCACTGGTTCTGACAAGAGAATAATGAGTGTGGTGGCAAAAGTGACGAAGAAAATGAAAGTTCCAGTGACATTCATCAACATAACACAGATATCAGAGTACAGAATTGATGGACATTGTTCAGTTTACACTGAAACCGGAGGGAAATTGTTGACTGAAGAGGAAAGGGCTAATCCACAAAATGCAGATTGCATACACTGGTGTTTGCCTGGAGTTCCTGATACGTGGAATCAAATACTTTTGGCTATGTTGtaa
- the LOC114419086 gene encoding protein SCO1 homolog 1, mitochondrial-like has protein sequence MAYIVSSKVNQFRYSTRLLFSHLLRHGRPSTLLPPFSSHLQPLHHPHQVGNQGYGNGSLGLCPRLLSSSSSSDASAANVSGEKPALDSDQSAKDGSGKERESGSGGGQDQKSDAGKSVRGGPVSWLSFLLLVLTGAGLVFYYDREKKRHIEGIRTNTEAVKQGPSAGKAAIGGPFCLINHHGKHVTEKDFMGKWTLLYFGFTHCPDICPEELQKLAAAVDKIKEKAGIETVPVFISVDPERDTVEQVGEYVKEFHPKLIGLTGSPDEVKNVARAYRVYYMKTAEEDSDYLVDHSIVIYLMSPEMEFVKFFGKNNDVDSLADGVIKEVTQHKK, from the exons ATGGCGTACATCGTATCCAGCAAGGTTAACCAATTTCGCTATTCCACGCGCCTTCTCTTCTCACACCTTCTTCGCCATGGCAGACCCTCCACGCTTTTACCACCCTTCTCTTCTCATCTTCAACCACTCCATCACCCTCACCAG GTTGGGAATCAAGGTTATGGAAATGGGTCGTTGGGGTTGTGCCCAAGGcttctatcttcttcttcttcttctgatgCTTCTGCTGCTAATGTTAGTGGAGAAAAACCAGCATTGGATTCAGATCAATCTGCAAAAGATGGTTCTGGCAAAGAGAGAGAGTCTGGGAGTGGAGGAGGACAGGATCAGAAAAGTGATGCTGGGAAATCTGTTCGTGGAGGG CCTGTTTCTTGGTTGAGCTTTCTCTTGTTGGTTCTCACTGGAGCTGGACTAGTGTTCTACTACGACAGGGAAAAGAAACGACATATCGAAG GGATACGTACTAATACGGAGGCTGTTAAGCAGGGACCTTCTGCAGGAAAAGCTGCAATTGGGGGTCCATTTTGCCTTATCAACCATCACGGAAAACATGTAACTGAAAAGGATTTCATGGGAAAGTGGACTTTGTTATATTTTGGCTTTACTCACTGCCCGGATATCTGTCCAGAGGAACTACAGAAGTTAGCAGCTGCTGTTGATAAAATAA AGGAGAAAGCTGGAATTGAAACTGTTCCGGTTTTTATCTCTGTTGATCCTGAGAGGGATACTGTTGAACAAGTCGGTGAATATGTCAAAG AATTTCATCCGAAGTTAATTGGATTAACTGGTAGCCCCGATGAGGTCAAGAATGTTGCTCGTGCATATCGCGTTTATTACATGAAGACAGCAGAGGAAGACTCAGATTATCTTGTTGATCACTCCATTGTTAT ATACTTGATGAGTCCTGAGAtggaattcgtaaagttttTTGGCAAGAACAATGATGTTGACTCACTTGCTGATGGTGTTATTAAAGAGGTAACGCAGCATAAGAAATAA
- the LOC114419087 gene encoding chlorophyll synthase, chloroplastic-like gives MASLLNMVSVPPRISPTSHTRIASLQARPVLPPFSVSFSRRRLSIRATETDTNEVQSQAPGAAPSKDGSSFNQLLGIKGAAQETNKWKIRLQLTKPVTWPPLVWGVVCGAAASGNFHWNFEDVAKSIVCMMMSGPFLTGYTQTLNDWYDREIDAINEPYRPIPSGAISENEVITQIWVLLLGGLSLAGILDIWAGHDFPIVFYLAVGGALLSYIYSAPPLKLKQNGWIGNFALGASYISLPWWAGQALFGTLTPDIIVLTLLYSIAGLGIAIVNDFKSVEGDRALGLQSLPVAFGSETAKWICVGAIDITQLSVAGYLLGADKPFYALALLGLIIPQVFFQFKYFLKDPVKYDVKYQASAQPFLVLGLLVTALATSH, from the exons ATGGCTTCTCTACTCAACATGGTTTCGGTTCCACCAAGAATATCACCAACCTCACACACCAGAATCGCTTCGCTTCAAGCTCGACCCGTTTTGCCACCCTTTTCTGTCTCATTTTCCA GGAGGAGACTATCAATTAGAGCAACAGAAACTGATACCAATGAAG TTCAATCTCAGGCACCGGGTGCAGCGCCATCTAAAGATGGTTCAAGCTTCAATCAGCTTCTTGGTATCAAAGGAGCTGCCCAAGAAACA AATAAATGGAAGATTCGTCTTCAACTCACAAAGCCTGTCACTTGGCCTCCGTTAGTTTGGGGTGTAGTTTGTGGTGCTGCTGCCTCGG GAAATTTTCATTGGAATTTTGAGGATGTTGCTAAATCAATTGTGTGCATGATGATGTCCGGCCCATTCCTGACAGGATATACACAG acTCTGAATGATTGGTATGACCGAGAAATTGACGCAATAAATGAACCTTATAGACCAATTCCTTCTGGGGCAATATCTGAGAATGAG GTAATCACTCAAATATGGGTGTTGCTGCTTGGTGGTCTTTCTCTGGCTGGTATATTGGACATATGG GCAGGGCATGATTTCCCTATAGTATTTTACCTTGCAGTGGGTGGAGCCCTACTGTCTTATATATATTCCGCGCCTCCTTTAaag TTAAAACAAAATGGATGGATTGGAAACTTTGCCCTTGGAGCAAGTTACATTAGCTTGCCATG GTGGGCAGGTCAGGCTTTGTTTGGAACTCTTACACCAGATATAATTGTTCTCACACTCCTATACAGCATAGCTGGA TTGGGAATTGCTATTGTCAATGACTTCAAAAGTGTTGAAGGGGATAGGGCTCTAGGGCTTCAG TCTCTTCCAGTTGCTTTTGGTTCTGAAACTGCAAAGTGGATATGTGTTGGCGCTATTGACATTACACAATTATCTGTAGCTG GATATCTACTTGGGGCTGATAAACCGTTTTATGCGTTAGCTTTACTTGGCCTAATAATTCCACAAGTCTTTTTTCAG TTCAAGTATTTCCTCAAGGACCCTGTGAAATATGATGTTAAATATCAG GCTAGTGCACAGCCATTTTTGGTGCTTGGTTTGTTGGTTACTGCTCTAGCAACTAGCCACTGA